From a single Fusobacterium pseudoperiodonticum genomic region:
- the rlmB gene encoding 23S rRNA (guanosine(2251)-2'-O)-methyltransferase RlmB has product MERIIGVNPVTEALLNKEKNIEKLELYNGLKGETVQKLKELASKRNIKIFYTNKKIDNSQGVAVYISNFDYYKDFDEAYEELASKDKSVVLILDEIQDPRNFGAIIRSAEVFKVDLILIPERNSVRINETVVKTSTGAIEYVNISKVTNLSDTINKLKKLDYWVYGAAGEASINYNEEDYPNKIVLVLGNEGSGIRKKVREHCDKLIKIPMFGQINSLNVSVASGILLSRIINK; this is encoded by the coding sequence ATGGAAAGAATTATTGGTGTTAATCCTGTAACAGAAGCCTTATTAAATAAAGAGAAAAATATTGAAAAATTAGAACTCTATAATGGCTTAAAAGGTGAGACAGTACAAAAGCTAAAAGAATTAGCTTCTAAAAGAAACATTAAAATTTTCTATACAAATAAAAAAATAGATAATTCTCAAGGTGTTGCAGTATACATAAGTAATTTTGATTACTACAAAGATTTTGATGAAGCCTATGAGGAGCTAGCTTCTAAAGATAAGTCAGTAGTTTTAATCTTAGATGAGATTCAAGACCCTAGAAACTTTGGAGCAATCATTAGAAGTGCTGAAGTATTCAAAGTTGACTTGATACTAATTCCTGAAAGAAACTCAGTTAGAATAAATGAAACTGTTGTTAAAACTTCAACAGGTGCTATAGAATATGTGAATATTTCTAAGGTAACCAATCTATCTGATACAATAAATAAATTAAAGAAATTAGATTATTGGGTATATGGAGCAGCTGGGGAAGCTAGTATCAACTACAATGAAGAAGATTATCCTAATAAAATTGTTTTAGTTCTTGGAAATGAAGGTAGTGGGATTAGAAAAAAAGTTAGAGAACACTGTGATAAACTAATCAAAATTCCAATGTTTGGGCAAATAAATTCTTTAAATGTCTCTGTTGCAAGTGGAATACTGCTGTCAAGGATAATTAATAAATAA
- a CDS encoding sigma-70 family RNA polymerase sigma factor encodes MEENINTILKKAQTGDSEAIDWILKEYSKILSFNAQKYYLIGAEQEDLLQEGILGLLKAIKFYDETKSSFSSFAFLCIRREMISAIRKANTQKNSILNEALTTSSMIEDSSDIDNYISSENNPEEAYLLKEEIKEFKNFSDKNFSKFEKEVLKYLIRGYSYREIAKILSKNLKSIDNTIQRIRKKSEDWINKEEI; translated from the coding sequence ATGGAAGAAAATATAAATACTATTTTAAAGAAAGCTCAAACTGGAGACAGTGAGGCTATAGATTGGATTTTAAAAGAGTATTCAAAAATTTTATCTTTTAATGCACAAAAATACTATTTAATAGGTGCTGAACAAGAAGATTTACTACAAGAAGGTATTTTAGGATTATTAAAAGCTATAAAATTCTATGATGAAACTAAATCTTCTTTCAGTAGTTTTGCTTTTCTGTGCATAAGAAGAGAAATGATAAGTGCTATCAGAAAGGCTAATACTCAAAAAAATTCTATTTTGAATGAAGCTTTAACAACAAGCTCAATGATAGAAGATAGTTCTGATATAGATAATTATATTTCTTCAGAAAATAATCCTGAAGAGGCATATCTTTTGAAAGAAGAGATAAAAGAATTTAAGAATTTTTCAGATAAAAATTTTAGTAAATTTGAAAAAGAAGTTTTAAAATACTTAATAAGAGGTTACTCATATAGAGAAATTGCTAAAATCTTATCTAAAAACCTAAAAAGTATAGATAATACTATTCAAAGAATTAGAAAAAAAAGTGAAGATTGGATAAATAAAGAAGAAATTTAA